In Sphaeramia orbicularis chromosome 10, fSphaOr1.1, whole genome shotgun sequence, the following proteins share a genomic window:
- the LOC115426792 gene encoding C-type lectin domain family 4 member M-like has translation MDSLEIDDNVSGFENLTMTRLITPEKEDLESVHLALTTERNEFKASVNNLTDEKDQLKESYNILKQTSDQLQMSYDALQADHNVLTESKDELQNNYATLQTEKDELQTRLSSVEAHRNQLRLLLSNYTALRREKDRLQRQFDYLNLRRDLLETSYSSLFKAKDRLQYDLTNTQRRNQQLQTSRDQLQKMVNEMEAKIRGMNCQMGWRKFGMSCYFTSGSKKNWTESRKACIAEGSDLVIINTGDEQAFVNSLLNSGENAWIGLTDSLTEGEWKWVDGTPVTTAYWQPGQPNNKFVEQDCGEIVQNSPVGDWNDDGCFADQKWICEK, from the exons ATGGACTCACTGGAAATCGATGACAACGTATCAGGATTTGAGAACCTCACGATGACACGGCTCATTACTCCAG AAAAAGAAGATCTTGAAAGTGTTCACCTGGCCTTGACTACTGAAAGAAATGAGTTCAAGGCCAGTGTCAATAATCTGACCGACGAGAAAGACCAGTTGAAAGAGAGTTACAACATCTTAAAGCAGACGAGCGATCAATTACAGATGAGCTACGATGCTCTGCAGGCTGACCACAATGTTCTGACTGAGAGCAAAGATGAGCTGCAGAACAATTATGCAACGCTTCAAACAGAAAAAGATGAGCTACAGACACGTTTGAGTTCAGTGGAGGCACACAGGAATCAGTTAAGATTACTATTAAGCAATTACACTGCACTGAGGAGAGAAAAAGACCGGCTGCAAAGACAGTTCGATTACCTAAACTTAAGAAGAGATCTGCTTGAAACCAGCTACAGTTCACTGTTCAAAGCCAAAGACAGGTTACAATATGATTTGACCAATACTCAGAGGCGAAACCAGCAGCTGCAGACCAGTCGAGACCAGTTACAGAAGATGGTGAATGAGATGGAAGCAAAAATAAGAG GTATGAACTGTCAGATGGGGTGGAGGAAGTTCGGCATGAGCTGTTACTTCACCTCAGGAAGCAAGAAAAACTGGACGGAAAGCAGGAAGGCTTGCATCGCTGAGGGATCTGATTTGGTCATCATAAACACCGGAGATGAACAG GCATTCGTCAACTCATTACTGAATTCAGGTGAAAATGCCTGGATTGGTTTGACTGACAGTCTTACTGAGGGGGAGTGGAAGTGGGTGGACGGGACCCCGGTCACAACGGC gtaCTGGCAGCCTGGGCAGCCGAACAACAAGTTTGTGGAACAGGACTGTGGAGAAATAGTGCAAAACTCACCAGTGGGCGACTGGAATGACGATGGCTGTTTCGCCGACCAGAAATGGATCTGTGAGAAATAA